A window of Bacteroidetes bacterium SB0662_bin_6 contains these coding sequences:
- a CDS encoding type 1 glutamine amidotransferase → MIRIGITTSFEHGEQQLRHDYVRAVEDAGGVPLIAPMGGKHTMHSFANLLDGLIVTGGPAITEEMIGELPGDIEEPDPVRASSDILLLRACLSMRRPVLGICYGMQLLNALYGGSIYADVQRDMADCLVHSDKRGASDHTIELGKDSHLRDILGVRNLLVNTRHIQAVARVAPFFRIAARAPDGVVEAIENEDATILGVQFHAERMGEIMQPLFKHFVGQADLAKQKRKDPIHAA, encoded by the coding sequence ATGATTCGCATTGGAATTACCACATCATTTGAGCACGGTGAACAGCAGCTGCGACACGACTACGTACGTGCCGTGGAAGATGCGGGGGGTGTTCCTCTGATTGCACCCATGGGCGGGAAGCACACCATGCATTCTTTCGCAAACCTTCTTGACGGTTTGATCGTCACCGGAGGCCCTGCCATTACGGAGGAAATGATCGGGGAACTGCCCGGCGATATAGAAGAACCGGACCCGGTGCGCGCCTCTTCCGACATCCTGCTTCTCCGCGCTTGCCTGAGCATGCGCCGCCCTGTTCTCGGCATCTGTTACGGGATGCAACTGCTCAATGCCTTGTATGGGGGCAGCATATACGCCGATGTGCAACGGGATATGGCGGATTGCCTCGTCCACAGTGACAAACGGGGGGCAAGCGACCATACCATCGAACTGGGGAAAGACTCGCACCTGCGCGACATACTGGGCGTGCGAAATCTCCTGGTCAACACCCGCCACATTCAGGCCGTCGCTCGCGTGGCGCCCTTTTTCCGCATAGCGGCCCGCGCGCCCGATGGGGTTGTAGAGGCCATTGAAAACGAGGATGCCACCATCCTCGGCGTACAATTTCACGCGGAAAGAATGGGAGAAATCATGCAACCTCTCTTCAAACACTTCGTAGGGCAGGCCGACCTTGCCAAACAAAAACGGAAAGATCCGATTCATGCCGCGTAA